The genome window CCTGTCAGCAGCAACTACGCTTCGTCTTGCAGAGATCCCGAATATCGTCGCTACGAAGGAATGTGCGTCTACGGAGCAGGTTACGCTGATTGCAGCAAGTGCTCCAGAACATTTCAGAGTCTATTCCGGTGACGATGCTTCAGGCTTGCCGGCGATTGCGGTTGGAGCACATGGAATTGTCAGCGTGGCGAGTCATGTCGTAGGGGCAGAAATGAAGAAAATGATTGACGCCTTCTATGGCGGTGCACCTCTTCAGGCCGCTCAGATTCATCAACAGCTGTTCCCTGTATTTAAAGGCCTGTTCGAGTGTCCACAGCCTCTACCGAACCCGGTAGCGGTAAAATATGCGCTGACATTGCGTGGTTTGAACGTTGGCTCTGTACGTTTGCCTCTTATTCCGCCAACGGAAGAGGAGCAGGTGTACATCAAAGGTCTGCTTAATTTGTAATCATTTTGGTTGTATATGGAACTATTTTATTAATCATGGGAA of Paenibacillus sp. FSL R5-0517 contains these proteins:
- the dapA gene encoding 4-hydroxy-tetrahydrodipicolinate synthase, with translation MDFGRLITAMVTPFNEQGEIHWEETARLIDYLIVDQKSETLVVSGTTGESPTLSDTEKVQLFEFAVKHAAGRCKIIAGTGSNNTAHSIHLTQEAERAGVDGILLVVPYYNKPSQEGLFRHFEAIAGSTKLPIMLYNVPGRTVTSLSAATTLRLAEIPNIVATKECASTEQVTLIAASAPEHFRVYSGDDASGLPAIAVGAHGIVSVASHVVGAEMKKMIDAFYGGAPLQAAQIHQQLFPVFKGLFECPQPLPNPVAVKYALTLRGLNVGSVRLPLIPPTEEEQVYIKGLLNL